A genome region from Thermomicrobiales bacterium includes the following:
- a CDS encoding GNAT family N-acetyltransferase, whose protein sequence is MSEHQIIRPVRIDEAQALHELTQRSTMHWGYEPEFLEWEPEAIAVTPEFLENALASFALEEHGTLVGYYTITGTAEHAHLDKLFVDAPYIGAGRGKLLWNHAIATAKWLNVQKLDFYADPNAAPFYRAMGAVWIGEEETSRPGWNLQFFEVPLR, encoded by the coding sequence GTGAGCGAGCACCAGATCATCCGGCCGGTGCGCATCGACGAGGCGCAGGCTTTGCACGAGCTGACCCAGCGCTCGACGATGCATTGGGGGTACGAGCCGGAATTTCTCGAATGGGAACCGGAAGCGATCGCCGTTACGCCTGAGTTTCTGGAAAATGCGCTTGCCAGCTTCGCGCTGGAAGAGCACGGGACCCTTGTCGGCTACTACACCATCACCGGCACGGCCGAGCATGCGCATCTCGACAAGCTCTTCGTCGATGCTCCCTACATTGGCGCCGGCCGCGGCAAGCTCTTGTGGAATCACGCCATCGCTACCGCGAAATGGCTGAACGTGCAGAAGCTCGATTTCTATGCCGATCCGAACGCAGCCCCCTTCTACCGCGCGATGGGCGCTGTCTGGATCGGCGAAGAAGAAACCTCCCGCCCGGGCTGGAACCTGCAGTTCTTCGAGGTCCCGCTGCGGTAG
- a CDS encoding tetratricopeptide repeat protein, which produces MPLRRTFLFTDIEGSYRQWERHPIAMPAALAVHDAILQRAVAAQNGHVFKTIGDAICAVFDHPLDGVRAAIAAQQELFATDWQVLGLVQPIRVRMALQDGEVVEHDGDFSGLVLNRISRLLRAGHGGQVLLSRSVADQIERAGIDQVGLRDLGERRLRDVPGAHHIYQLEIAGLPHAFPPLETLDAVAHNLPVALNTCLDREAELAEIRRLLLDSPARLVTLLGPGGIGKTRLALHAASQLIDVFPGGIWFVDLSGIRDTALISTAVASVLSVRVEPGIDTQRALIEAIGDREMLLVLDNCEQIVDGIARFIAGLLPTVPRLRVLATSRAPLELRGEQRIEIGPLPIEKNDDAGPAVQLFIERAQQIRPSFEMTETNQESVYEICRRVDGIPLALELAAARVAVLSPEALRARLSSRLTLLTSTSRDLPERHQTLRGAIEWSYALLSPEEQSAFRTLSVFQGGWSLAGAQAVIGLDDVATMEILASLCDKSLVRLSESDDAEPRYSMLETIQEYGMELLTASGDLDTKRVAHAEFFVDLSAEASQFIQGGPHQMRWLGILDREIANLRVALEGALDLGHAASAVDLSINLWYYWSTRGLLEEGQRRLASALNLASEVDQRLRARALLALGNLCVERGELPAAEVLYRQALQISRSEDYALGIAQSLSVLGMVSGMQGQSEEEYAYQIEALDRCRSLGVPRGIASSLVNLAVWALNMGKFDDALAYLDQVRAEQERLQDDVGLTFGKAYRAYVLQSMGKFDEAANLFEEAEEESLRSDMLDGVCFAQVGRAVVELERGNLALALLLAEEALAGSRIRGDRIFIANAFDVLAMVCSKSGDPQQGAEALGAAHHLRTVTNTPTPAYWAPRVAHARSNLEALLGSREFARHWERGRQTEMRSNWLVVAPPELLELVASAPHESRSCPAAAP; this is translated from the coding sequence GTGCCGCTTCGGCGCACCTTTCTTTTCACCGATATCGAAGGCAGCTACCGGCAATGGGAGCGCCATCCGATTGCGATGCCCGCTGCGCTTGCAGTCCATGATGCGATCCTGCAACGAGCGGTGGCGGCGCAGAATGGGCACGTCTTCAAGACCATCGGCGACGCTATATGCGCGGTGTTCGACCACCCGCTGGATGGCGTTCGCGCGGCCATAGCCGCCCAGCAGGAACTCTTCGCAACCGATTGGCAGGTCCTCGGGCTCGTCCAGCCGATCCGCGTGCGCATGGCGCTGCAGGACGGCGAGGTGGTGGAACACGACGGCGATTTCTCCGGCCTGGTGCTCAACCGCATCTCCCGGCTCTTGCGCGCCGGGCACGGTGGACAGGTACTCCTCAGCCGTTCGGTGGCAGATCAGATCGAACGGGCCGGTATCGATCAGGTCGGGCTGCGCGATCTGGGCGAGCGCCGCCTGCGCGATGTCCCCGGCGCGCATCACATCTACCAACTCGAGATTGCTGGCTTGCCGCACGCGTTTCCACCGCTGGAGACACTCGATGCGGTTGCCCACAATCTGCCGGTGGCGCTCAATACCTGTCTCGACCGCGAGGCCGAGTTGGCCGAGATCCGCCGTCTGCTCCTCGATTCGCCTGCCCGGCTGGTGACGCTGCTTGGTCCGGGCGGCATCGGGAAGACCCGGCTGGCGCTGCATGCCGCTTCCCAACTGATCGACGTCTTTCCGGGAGGCATCTGGTTTGTCGATCTTTCCGGCATTCGCGACACCGCGTTGATCTCCACCGCGGTCGCCTCGGTGCTCAGTGTGCGCGTCGAACCAGGGATCGATACCCAGCGCGCGCTCATCGAAGCGATCGGCGACCGGGAAATGCTCCTCGTGCTCGACAACTGCGAGCAAATCGTCGATGGCATCGCCCGGTTCATTGCCGGACTCCTGCCGACCGTGCCTCGGCTGCGCGTGCTGGCCACCAGCCGGGCGCCGCTCGAATTGCGGGGCGAGCAGCGGATCGAGATTGGGCCGCTTCCCATCGAGAAGAACGACGATGCCGGTCCTGCCGTGCAACTGTTCATCGAGCGAGCCCAGCAGATCCGCCCGTCGTTCGAAATGACCGAGACCAATCAGGAATCGGTCTACGAAATTTGCCGCCGCGTCGATGGCATCCCATTGGCGCTCGAGTTGGCCGCCGCGCGCGTGGCCGTGCTCAGCCCGGAGGCATTGCGCGCCCGGCTCTCCTCCCGGCTCACGCTCCTCACGTCCACCAGCCGTGACCTTCCCGAACGCCACCAGACGCTGCGCGGCGCGATCGAGTGGTCCTACGCGCTACTGAGCCCCGAAGAGCAGAGCGCCTTCCGCACCCTTTCCGTTTTCCAGGGCGGTTGGTCCCTCGCCGGCGCCCAGGCGGTCATCGGCCTGGACGATGTGGCCACCATGGAAATCCTCGCCTCCCTCTGCGACAAGAGCCTCGTCCGCCTCTCCGAATCCGACGACGCCGAACCGCGCTACTCCATGCTCGAAACGATCCAGGAGTATGGAATGGAGCTGTTGACGGCGAGCGGTGATCTGGATACGAAGCGAGTGGCGCACGCCGAGTTCTTTGTCGATCTCTCCGCGGAAGCGTCGCAATTCATTCAGGGCGGACCGCACCAGATGCGATGGCTCGGCATTCTGGACAGAGAGATCGCAAATCTCCGGGTCGCCCTGGAGGGAGCGCTCGACTTGGGCCATGCCGCATCGGCGGTCGATCTCTCGATCAACCTCTGGTACTACTGGTCGACGCGGGGACTCCTGGAAGAAGGCCAGCGCCGGCTAGCGAGCGCGCTCAATCTCGCCTCGGAGGTGGATCAGCGGTTGCGTGCTCGTGCGCTCCTGGCGCTCGGCAATCTTTGCGTAGAGCGGGGGGAGTTACCAGCAGCCGAGGTGCTCTACCGTCAAGCGCTGCAGATTTCACGATCCGAAGACTATGCGCTCGGCATAGCCCAATCACTTTCAGTTCTTGGTATGGTCTCGGGTATGCAAGGGCAGTCCGAGGAAGAGTATGCGTACCAGATCGAAGCGCTCGATCGTTGTCGGTCGCTTGGCGTTCCCCGGGGAATCGCGTCCTCGCTGGTCAATTTGGCGGTGTGGGCGCTCAACATGGGCAAGTTCGACGATGCCCTGGCATACCTGGATCAGGTCCGCGCGGAACAGGAACGGCTACAAGACGATGTCGGACTGACGTTCGGCAAGGCGTACAGAGCGTATGTCTTGCAGAGCATGGGCAAGTTCGACGAGGCAGCGAACCTCTTCGAGGAAGCTGAGGAAGAGTCGCTTCGCAGCGATATGCTCGATGGAGTCTGCTTCGCACAGGTTGGCCGGGCGGTGGTCGAACTGGAACGCGGCAATCTTGCGCTCGCATTGCTGTTGGCGGAAGAAGCGCTTGCGGGTTCACGGATCCGCGGCGATCGAATCTTCATCGCGAATGCGTTCGATGTGCTGGCCATGGTCTGCTCGAAATCCGGAGACCCGCAACAGGGCGCCGAAGCGCTGGGTGCAGCGCATCATCTTCGGACCGTGACGAATACGCCCACGCCAGCATACTGGGCGCCTCGTGTCGCTCATGCGCGTTCGAACCTGGAGGCGTTGCTCGGTTCTCGCGAGTTTGCGAGGCATTGGGAGCGTGGCCGTCAGACAGAGATGCGCTCGAACTGGCTCGTCGTTGCTCCTCCCGAGCTGCTCGAGCTGGTCGCAAGCGCTCCTCACGAGTCTCGCTCTTGCCCCGCGGCCGCGCCATGA
- a CDS encoding MFS transporter gives MLRLRRPQLGLPQPVVPIFWALILIESAYGAYLGILPLWIEKLGAPIAIVGLLLGANGILRLFVLFPSANIANRFGYRRTIMVARAAALVGLVAAALATHWQQLLVLIIGIAIGEIVFPLLQTLVAAEAGEQRMRAFALIFTVGPSVALAIGPIIAGALVAVAGMRAAFLLAAALTAASFYWLRKIEEPVSHKERDLSQQSGYREAIADYRIRTITLLLLGVVFTCSLGVAFIPTFLEDVRGYQPASIATFSALGAVGSALFGMAVARTRKLQKEPFLAVAISLGMIVISLVLFHASALLPVILFAYLLRGGFFSAWAMLNASLGVNAPARHRARGFAIVEMAGGLASSFGPIVGGVLYAKRNTLTFEVAILLGICLIPVVLWVNRTARHWPHGDTEPAPSIEDEPIIGEIPEIAPEIVLETATVPQSVGAGSES, from the coding sequence GTGCTCCGCCTCCGACGCCCGCAGCTTGGGCTTCCACAACCCGTCGTGCCCATCTTCTGGGCGCTCATCCTGATCGAGTCCGCCTACGGGGCGTATCTCGGCATCCTGCCGCTCTGGATCGAGAAGCTCGGCGCGCCGATTGCCATCGTCGGTCTGTTGCTTGGGGCCAATGGCATCCTGCGCCTCTTCGTCCTCTTTCCTTCGGCCAATATCGCCAACCGTTTTGGCTATCGGCGCACCATCATGGTGGCTCGAGCAGCGGCCCTGGTTGGCCTGGTGGCGGCCGCGCTGGCGACCCATTGGCAGCAGCTGCTTGTGCTCATCATTGGCATCGCCATCGGTGAGATCGTCTTTCCGCTGCTGCAAACCCTGGTCGCTGCCGAAGCGGGCGAGCAGCGAATGCGCGCCTTCGCGCTCATCTTCACGGTCGGTCCGTCAGTCGCGCTGGCGATCGGGCCGATCATTGCCGGCGCGCTGGTGGCCGTGGCGGGTATGCGCGCCGCATTTCTGCTGGCCGCAGCGCTCACCGCGGCCTCGTTCTACTGGCTGCGCAAGATCGAAGAACCTGTCTCACACAAGGAACGCGATCTCTCGCAGCAATCCGGCTACCGGGAAGCGATCGCCGATTACCGCATCCGCACCATCACATTGCTGCTGCTGGGCGTGGTCTTCACCTGCTCGTTGGGCGTCGCCTTTATTCCGACCTTCCTGGAGGACGTGCGCGGGTACCAACCGGCATCGATCGCCACGTTCTCGGCGCTCGGCGCGGTTGGCTCGGCGCTCTTCGGCATGGCGGTCGCACGCACACGCAAGCTGCAGAAAGAGCCCTTCCTGGCGGTTGCCATCTCGCTCGGGATGATCGTGATCTCGCTCGTGCTGTTCCACGCCAGCGCGCTCCTGCCGGTCATCCTGTTTGCCTATCTGCTGCGCGGCGGCTTCTTTTCCGCCTGGGCCATGCTCAACGCGTCGCTTGGGGTGAACGCTCCCGCCCGGCACCGTGCCCGCGGTTTCGCCATCGTGGAGATGGCCGGTGGTCTGGCGTCGTCGTTCGGTCCCATCGTGGGCGGGGTGCTCTATGCGAAACGCAACACTCTGACGTTCGAAGTCGCCATCCTGCTTGGCATCTGCCTCATCCCGGTCGTCCTCTGGGTCAACCGCACCGCGCGCCATTGGCCGCATGGGGACACGGAACCGGCGCCATCCATCGAAGACGAGCCCATCATTGGCGAGATTCCCGAGATTGCCCCCGAGATCGTTCTCGAGACCGCCACTGTTCCGCAGTCCGTCGGGGCAGGATCGGAGAGCTGA
- a CDS encoding serpin family protein, whose product MRRNLPLLALALVLTFSGGLGVVAQSDPVTELVDGNTAFALDLYAAMNSDDGNLFISPYSISQALAMTYAGAEGATAKQMAEVLHFTLGPDRVPVAFQTLNDDLVTRGTGPANTDYGYPPRSLQIANGLWGEQTFPFSSIFSDTLAEHYGAGLQPADFQNDPDGVREEINDWVAQHTEDKIQNIVPEGAITRDSRMVLANAIYFYGGWLDTFDVNQTANGDFHRADGSTTSVPFMHQQEFFSYAAGEGYQVIQLPYAESQFAFTVILPDDGRFGEVEADLNPESLAAALASTGSRELVLSMPKFEFDYSTSLAITLQAMGMTDAFNSSLADFSGMQEAGSTEPLWIGDVLHKAFISVDEEGTEAAAATAVLMVGAAAPTDPPLEVNIDRPFIFLIRDMQTGTILFIGRVMDPSGT is encoded by the coding sequence ATGCGACGAAACCTTCCGCTGCTGGCGCTGGCCCTGGTGCTCACGTTTTCCGGAGGACTCGGCGTCGTGGCGCAGAGCGATCCGGTCACTGAACTTGTCGATGGAAACACCGCATTCGCGCTCGATCTCTATGCGGCAATGAACAGCGACGACGGCAACCTGTTCATCTCGCCCTACAGCATCTCCCAGGCGCTGGCGATGACCTACGCCGGAGCCGAAGGAGCGACCGCCAAGCAAATGGCCGAGGTGCTCCACTTCACTCTGGGTCCGGATCGGGTGCCTGTTGCCTTTCAGACGCTGAACGACGATCTGGTGACCCGTGGAACGGGACCAGCCAATACCGACTATGGCTACCCGCCCCGATCGCTGCAGATCGCCAACGGGCTCTGGGGCGAGCAGACCTTCCCGTTTAGCTCGATCTTCAGCGACACCCTGGCCGAACACTACGGCGCGGGGTTGCAACCGGCGGACTTCCAGAACGATCCAGATGGCGTCCGGGAAGAGATCAACGATTGGGTGGCTCAGCACACCGAGGACAAGATTCAGAACATCGTGCCCGAGGGCGCGATCACCAGAGACTCCCGCATGGTGCTCGCGAACGCGATCTATTTCTACGGTGGATGGCTGGATACGTTCGACGTCAACCAAACCGCGAATGGCGACTTCCACCGTGCAGACGGCTCGACCACCAGTGTGCCCTTCATGCACCAGCAGGAGTTCTTCAGCTATGCCGCCGGTGAGGGATATCAGGTTATCCAGTTGCCCTATGCCGAGAGCCAATTCGCCTTTACCGTGATCCTGCCGGACGATGGACGGTTCGGCGAGGTGGAGGCGGACCTGAATCCGGAATCGCTCGCCGCCGCGCTGGCCAGCACCGGAAGCCGCGAACTCGTTCTCTCCATGCCGAAGTTCGAGTTCGACTACTCCACCAGCCTGGCAATCACGCTCCAGGCGATGGGCATGACCGACGCGTTCAATAGTAGTTTGGCTGATTTCTCCGGCATGCAGGAAGCGGGATCGACGGAACCGCTCTGGATCGGCGATGTGTTGCACAAGGCGTTCATCAGTGTCGACGAAGAGGGCACCGAGGCGGCCGCGGCGACCGCGGTGCTGATGGTCGGCGCGGCCGCGCCCACCGATCCGCCGTTGGAGGTCAACATCGATCGCCCGTTCATCTTCCTGATCCGCGACATGCAAACGGGCACGATCCTCTTCATCGGCCGGGTGATGGATCCAAGCGGAACGTAG
- a CDS encoding VOC family protein: MRITQSAISLNVPNVERSAEFLETLFGFRREMESTGFISLTRDDAGFNIIFLEVGLPSFKPATHAAAAGMGLLVVFVVDEIDAEWERLQGQDLIFPTTIQTEPWGERYFQVLDPGGIIYQLVQWV, translated from the coding sequence ATGCGCATCACCCAATCCGCCATTTCCCTCAATGTTCCCAATGTGGAACGATCTGCAGAGTTTCTGGAGACGCTGTTCGGCTTTCGACGAGAGATGGAATCGACCGGCTTCATCTCGCTCACTCGTGATGATGCCGGCTTCAACATCATCTTCCTGGAAGTGGGTTTGCCGAGCTTCAAGCCGGCCACACACGCGGCGGCGGCCGGCATGGGCCTGTTGGTGGTGTTCGTCGTGGACGAGATCGACGCCGAGTGGGAGCGGCTACAGGGTCAGGACCTGATCTTCCCGACCACCATCCAGACCGAACCGTGGGGCGAGCGCTATTTCCAGGTGCTCGATCCAGGTGGCATCATCTATCAGCTCGTCCAGTGGGTGTGA